The following coding sequences are from one Bifidobacterium sp. window:
- a CDS encoding RNA-directed DNA polymerase — translation MESFVDVQRVETRRINAEDKRRGWRLNDGWVLKCDIAKYFYSIDCDILRTRVFKLVKDDGIRELLDAILAQSCTHDASGRRRGIALGNQTSQWFALLYLDVVDRLVKERLQVRYYSRYMDDFVLVHESQEYLRHCLAAIERECDAIGLRLNAKTQIMPLRHGVDYVGFHFHVEDDGHVRMMIRQRSRIGIQRALKKLVKMYVAREIEWPEVQMVLGSWLGHASHGDTRHLIGRVHIQMNYDLQHLARVDAERTGKPSVVLPLKQLDDLFARFGA, via the coding sequence TTGGAATCCTTCGTTGATGTGCAGCGTGTTGAGACGCGGCGTATTAATGCGGAAGACAAGCGTCGGGGATGGCGCTTGAATGATGGTTGGGTGCTGAAGTGCGATATAGCCAAATATTTCTACAGTATCGATTGTGATATCTTGCGGACTCGTGTTTTCAAACTGGTCAAGGATGATGGTATTCGGGAATTGCTGGATGCGATTCTTGCGCAATCGTGCACCCATGATGCTTCAGGAAGGCGTCGAGGTATTGCTCTTGGTAATCAGACAAGCCAGTGGTTTGCCCTGTTGTATCTGGATGTGGTGGACCGTCTAGTGAAAGAGCGCTTGCAAGTGCGCTATTACTCGCGGTATATGGATGATTTTGTGCTGGTTCACGAGTCGCAAGAGTATCTGCGCCATTGCTTGGCGGCGATCGAGCGTGAGTGTGATGCGATTGGTTTGCGCTTGAATGCGAAGACGCAGATCATGCCTTTACGGCATGGCGTGGATTATGTGGGTTTCCATTTCCATGTCGAGGATGATGGGCATGTGCGGATGATGATTCGTCAGCGCAGCCGTATCGGCATTCAACGTGCATTGAAGAAGTTGGTGAAGATGTATGTGGCGCGTGAGATTGAATGGCCGGAGGTGCAGATGGTGCTGGGATCGTGGTTGGGCCATGCTAGCCATGGTGATACGCGTCATCTCATAGGCAGGGTGCATATTCAAATGAATTACGATTTGCAGCATTTGGCTCGTGTGGATGCCGAGCGTACTGGTAAGCCGAGTGTGGTGCTGCCTCTGAAACAGCTTGATGACCTGTTCGCCAGATTCGGCGCGTGA
- a CDS encoding toxin-antitoxin system antitoxin subunit, translating into MAITDDIIERWAQDAEQGIYHGEAGELTINKAIGRPALYEEAMIPITIRIPKSLEHKIQEQARYTHTKFSQAARTAVILGTEARDKQLT; encoded by the coding sequence ATGGCAATCACCGATGACATCATCGAACGCTGGGCACAAGACGCCGAACAAGGCATCTACCACGGTGAAGCAGGCGAACTCACTATCAACAAAGCAATCGGACGCCCCGCACTCTACGAAGAAGCCATGATCCCGATAACCATCAGAATTCCCAAGTCACTCGAACACAAAATCCAGGAACAAGCAAGATACACCCATACCAAATTCTCGCAGGCCGCACGAACAGCAGTCATCCTCGGAACCGAAGCACGAGACAAACAACTCACCTGA
- a CDS encoding GNAT family N-acetyltransferase has translation MRYCLLMNDWPTAQPLDTTRLHLEPLNVAHAQEMSHVLADTSLYQYIGGAPPTLQLLSERYTRQSLGHSSDGEQGWLNWIVRRQDTAEAIGFIQATLLGSHESLSSEIAWVIGSQHQGNGYATEASNRMVDWLHVQGVSTLIAHIHPKNQASAAVAHKLGLRATETIVDDEICWEASLP, from the coding sequence ATGAGATACTGCTTACTAATGAATGATTGGCCAACCGCTCAGCCGCTTGACACCACCCGCCTTCACTTGGAACCCCTGAACGTCGCCCACGCTCAGGAAATGTCCCACGTGCTCGCCGATACCAGTCTGTACCAATACATCGGCGGTGCGCCACCGACGCTACAGCTGCTGTCCGAGCGATATACCCGACAGTCACTCGGACACTCCTCCGATGGAGAACAGGGTTGGCTCAACTGGATTGTCCGCCGCCAAGACACTGCCGAAGCGATTGGCTTTATACAAGCCACCTTGCTTGGTTCACACGAATCTCTTAGCTCTGAGATTGCTTGGGTGATTGGCTCGCAACATCAAGGCAACGGCTATGCCACGGAAGCCTCAAATCGTATGGTCGACTGGCTTCACGTGCAAGGAGTTAGCACTCTAATCGCCCATATTCACCCAAAGAATCAGGCTTCAGCAGCAGTAGCGCACAAACTGGGACTGCGCGCCACTGAAACCATTGTTGACGATGAAATATGTTGGGAAGCCTCACTGCCGTGA
- a CDS encoding GNAT family N-acetyltransferase: MDITYTTERNFTKDDVQQLFSSVGWVSAYYPKRLLAALMGSSMVFTAWKGAHLAGLVRVLDDGSMTAYVHYVLVDPEYKGHGIAGHLMSMVKDRYKDYLYVEVMHEESRDASFYQQHGFSIMKDGIAMQTVNNNFAD; encoded by the coding sequence ATGGATATCACGTACACCACGGAACGGAACTTTACTAAGGATGACGTGCAGCAACTGTTCTCGTCCGTGGGCTGGGTGTCCGCCTATTACCCGAAACGTCTGCTTGCCGCGCTGATGGGCTCTTCCATGGTGTTCACCGCATGGAAAGGCGCGCATCTGGCGGGGTTGGTTCGAGTCCTTGATGATGGGAGTATGACCGCCTACGTGCACTATGTACTGGTTGATCCCGAATACAAGGGCCACGGTATAGCCGGGCATCTGATGTCAATGGTCAAAGACCGCTACAAGGACTATCTCTATGTTGAGGTCATGCATGAAGAAAGCAGGGACGCCTCGTTCTATCAGCAGCATGGATTCAGCATCATGAAGGACGGTATCGCCATGCAAACCGTCAATAATAACTTCGCAGACTGA
- a CDS encoding GNAT family N-acetyltransferase, producing MDDITFTTCTVANLDRLRSLCVDTFTDTFAEDNSVEDMNAYVERSFSAERLRSELSNPESTFITAHVNGTPAGYMKLNTGTAQTEAMNDDAMEVERLYILTRFKRHGLGTALIRQAEATAMSHGASTIWLGVWEHNEPAKSFYTRMGFVKTGQHVFMLGDDQQTDHIMSKHLQTA from the coding sequence ATGGATGACATCACCTTCACAACCTGTACCGTAGCGAATCTGGACAGATTACGCTCGCTGTGCGTCGATACCTTCACCGACACCTTTGCCGAAGACAACAGCGTTGAGGACATGAATGCATATGTGGAGCGTTCGTTTTCCGCGGAACGACTGCGCTCAGAGCTCTCCAATCCCGAGTCGACCTTTATCACGGCCCACGTCAATGGCACACCCGCCGGATACATGAAACTCAATACGGGGACTGCACAGACTGAGGCCATGAACGACGACGCTATGGAGGTTGAACGACTCTACATTCTCACCAGATTCAAACGGCATGGACTGGGTACAGCTCTCATCCGACAAGCCGAAGCAACCGCCATGTCACACGGCGCATCGACCATCTGGCTTGGCGTATGGGAACACAATGAGCCAGCCAAGAGCTTCTACACGAGGATGGGATTCGTGAAAACAGGGCAGCATGTGTTCATGCTCGGCGACGATCAACAGACCGATCACATCATGAGCAAGCACCTGCAAACCGCTTGA
- a CDS encoding AAA family ATPase: protein MDKTTLRFIRSVDVNWNAIPEDSYLRHIPAIRALDSLAFDARVTFLVGENGTGKSTLLEAIATTYGFNGEGGTLNYRFSTYDDVSELGQALSIARDRGKSRSSYFFRAESFFNMATAALEYGPSPQSTAPNINLHEQSHGESFLSFVDAFESEGLYLMDEPESALSAQRQLSLLAMIDERAAHGSQFIIATHSPILLGLPGATILDFDNPPIRPCSYEETNAYRITETFINHRESVLRHLLGETGE, encoded by the coding sequence ATGGATAAGACGACGCTGCGATTTATTCGTAGCGTGGATGTGAATTGGAACGCGATACCCGAGGATTCATATCTGCGGCATATCCCCGCTATCAGAGCGCTTGATTCCTTGGCATTCGATGCGCGGGTAACCTTTTTGGTCGGAGAAAACGGGACCGGCAAATCGACATTGCTTGAGGCGATCGCTACCACTTATGGCTTCAATGGTGAGGGCGGCACGCTGAATTATCGCTTCTCAACCTACGATGACGTTTCTGAACTTGGTCAGGCCCTGAGCATCGCGCGAGATCGAGGCAAATCGCGTTCAAGTTATTTCTTTCGGGCCGAAAGCTTTTTCAACATGGCGACAGCAGCCTTGGAGTATGGACCGTCCCCTCAATCAACAGCGCCTAACATCAATCTTCATGAGCAGTCGCATGGAGAAAGCTTCCTGTCATTTGTTGACGCTTTCGAATCTGAAGGGCTGTATCTGATGGATGAGCCCGAATCGGCGCTGTCGGCGCAACGCCAACTGTCACTGCTGGCGATGATTGATGAACGTGCAGCCCATGGGTCGCAGTTCATCATCGCCACGCATTCGCCGATTCTGCTTGGCTTGCCCGGTGCGACGATACTTGATTTCGACAATCCGCCCATCCGTCCGTGCTCTTACGAGGAGACTAACGCCTATCGGATAACGGAGACCTTCATCAACCATCGCGAGTCAGTCCTGCGACATCTGTTAGGGGAGACGGGTGAGTGA
- a CDS encoding DMT family transporter — protein MFAWAILIISGIFESVWATALGKSEGLSKPVPDIIFIVGLALSMAGLAYAMRDIPASTAYAVWVGIGAALTVIYAMISGTEAFSLLRTLLICGLVACVIGLKLAH, from the coding sequence ATGTTTGCATGGGCTATTCTCATCATTTCCGGCATATTCGAGTCCGTATGGGCCACAGCCTTGGGCAAATCTGAGGGACTGTCCAAACCCGTGCCGGATATCATCTTCATTGTCGGCTTGGCACTAAGCATGGCGGGTCTCGCCTATGCCATGCGCGACATCCCCGCCAGCACTGCATACGCAGTGTGGGTTGGCATCGGGGCAGCCTTGACGGTTATCTATGCCATGATTTCCGGCACTGAGGCATTCAGTCTCCTTCGAACCCTGCTGATCTGCGGGTTGGTCGCCTGCGTGATTGGACTCAAACTCGCCCATTGA
- a CDS encoding PhzF family phenazine biosynthesis protein, with amino-acid sequence MTTTTEVLRYTAFAETPFGGNPAGVVLNASKLTDTEMHRIATEVGYSETAFVVSTPNERNKGLYEEETDQRSYHLRYWSPAAEVPFCGHATVATAVALAERDGTGSLLFHTLAGEIPIMTSRSTTGQIEVAMTSVEPRIRDFAPTVLDSLLNLLGLEAADIDPRFPPKEVFAGNWHPILVLGDASIFNQFRFSPPAVAALMNAQGWTGTVTALHEISSGEFQARNLFPVGRITEDPATGSAAASTGAYLRFIDYSSDNSTVTIHQGMHVGRPSVLTAIIPAKGGITVLGTATQSSLTR; translated from the coding sequence ATGACGACAACCACTGAAGTGCTCAGATACACAGCATTCGCAGAGACCCCTTTTGGCGGGAACCCAGCAGGCGTGGTGCTGAACGCCTCCAAGCTCACAGATACCGAGATGCACCGAATCGCTACTGAAGTCGGCTACTCAGAAACAGCCTTCGTTGTTTCCACTCCCAATGAACGTAATAAGGGATTGTACGAAGAGGAGACCGACCAGCGCAGTTATCACCTTCGTTACTGGTCACCTGCTGCCGAGGTTCCCTTCTGTGGACATGCAACTGTAGCGACAGCCGTAGCGCTCGCTGAACGTGATGGAACTGGCTCATTGCTATTTCATACTCTGGCAGGAGAAATCCCGATCATGACCAGCCGATCCACTACCGGACAGATCGAGGTGGCTATGACGAGTGTGGAACCACGTATTCGAGATTTTGCCCCTACCGTACTGGACTCACTGCTAAATCTGCTCGGCTTGGAAGCTGCCGATATTGATCCGAGATTCCCACCAAAGGAAGTCTTTGCAGGAAACTGGCATCCTATCCTTGTACTAGGCGACGCAAGTATCTTCAATCAATTCCGATTCTCACCGCCAGCCGTTGCTGCACTGATGAATGCCCAAGGTTGGACTGGTACTGTCACCGCACTGCACGAGATCTCATCAGGAGAATTTCAGGCTCGCAACCTGTTCCCCGTAGGTCGTATTACCGAAGACCCTGCGACGGGTTCGGCAGCAGCTTCAACTGGTGCATATCTCCGCTTCATCGATTACAGCAGCGACAACAGCACAGTCACTATTCATCAGGGGATGCATGTTGGACGTCCCAGCGTACTCACCGCCATCATCCCCGCGAAAGGTGGCATCACCGTGCTCGGCACTGCAACGCAGAGCAGCCTCACGCGCTGA
- a CDS encoding AEC family transporter codes for MGQAGVVSVQLVGFFIMLMVGYTCVRLKFYGMTTLNGFCSLLANVLIPVLVFSNAVDGATRTDLVNNWGIMLLTAIMYALLMLVFWVFAKLLKLRRERSRLFQASMIFGNAGFIGIPLVMALFPQNGAIYVVLMSLIDQSLLWTYGVWLCEPIRAESSVSQDTPLLRTRLLSILRRFVNPAFIGVLLALLLILCNLHLPTLILKPLHTIGTMATPMSMIYLGGLFALTKWWNVLKRYELYIGLVLKMIAFPLALYALLNAIPLPVTHDMIIMITIIAALPTMTTVAMFSGRSNNMPDYAVGFVLVSTLFSLFSLSAVSMIIL; via the coding sequence GTGGGGCAAGCCGGGGTCGTATCCGTACAATTGGTCGGATTCTTCATTATGCTAATGGTCGGCTATACGTGTGTACGGCTCAAATTCTATGGAATGACAACGCTGAATGGATTCTGTTCTTTGCTTGCCAATGTGCTCATTCCAGTATTGGTGTTTTCGAATGCCGTCGATGGCGCTACCAGAACCGATCTGGTAAACAACTGGGGCATTATGCTTTTGACCGCCATCATGTATGCACTGCTGATGCTTGTGTTCTGGGTATTCGCGAAACTACTCAAGCTCAGGCGAGAACGGAGCCGGCTCTTTCAGGCATCTATGATATTCGGCAATGCAGGCTTCATCGGCATCCCCCTAGTGATGGCACTCTTCCCTCAAAATGGTGCCATCTATGTGGTCTTGATGTCATTAATCGATCAATCACTGCTATGGACTTACGGCGTCTGGCTGTGTGAACCGATACGTGCCGAATCATCCGTTTCGCAGGATACCCCATTGCTGAGAACTCGACTGTTGAGCATCCTGCGCCGCTTCGTGAATCCTGCATTCATCGGAGTTCTGCTGGCGCTACTGCTAATCCTGTGCAACCTTCATCTGCCGACCCTGATTCTGAAACCTTTGCACACCATTGGTACTATGGCCACACCGATGTCGATGATATATCTGGGTGGCTTGTTCGCCTTAACGAAGTGGTGGAATGTGCTCAAGCGCTACGAGCTGTATATAGGCCTGGTGTTGAAAATGATCGCATTCCCCTTGGCACTGTATGCGCTATTGAACGCGATACCACTGCCCGTGACGCATGACATGATTATCATGATCACCATCATCGCCGCTTTACCAACGATGACGACCGTCGCCATGTTCTCCGGTCGCAGCAACAATATGCCTGATTACGCGGTGGGTTTCGTGCTGGTTTCCACACTTTTCTCGCTGTTCTCACTCAGCGCTGTTTCGATGATCATTCTCTAG
- a CDS encoding MFS transporter, which yields MSVRKTIQYRRDTSSSNSRTIARRRYPLIPAAFAGLLVFFLFTLSNIPTPLYVIWQRDWDFSSGTLTVVFSGTYVAAIMLSLLIVGRLADLYGRRPVLVAGAVCACLASVVFLMSDGVSDLLLGRFLSGITIACTVTAGMAACVDLAPRGRKASGSLFATIGLVSGAGFGPLLAGFISPLSNKPQIPIFITMLVISVLALSITLLLPLSLPSPCHQKRELLPALPRVPRGFGKVLIWATATASPGMTVAAFMVGLAPSVLANLLHQSNSVTAGIIVCSMFIAGTVAQIPVKRLDMRAQLAVGPICALLAMAIVTICVTIAPNIELFALAAILCGIAQGTGQLAAVALIGTTINQTHRSESDAALNLVSYIPTAVLPILCGYAADGIGLAWACLAFAILIIVITASCLVFTQRTYHRRAGAEADWYVV from the coding sequence TCAGTGAGAAAAACCATACAGTACCGAAGGGATACATCCTCTTCAAACTCCAGGACCATAGCAAGAAGACGCTATCCGCTGATCCCTGCAGCGTTCGCCGGTTTGCTGGTGTTCTTTCTGTTCACACTTTCCAATATTCCCACGCCCCTGTATGTCATTTGGCAACGAGATTGGGATTTCTCATCTGGGACGTTAACGGTCGTGTTTTCAGGAACGTATGTTGCGGCGATTATGCTCAGTCTGCTGATCGTCGGACGTCTGGCTGATCTGTATGGGCGACGCCCCGTCCTCGTTGCGGGAGCGGTGTGTGCCTGCCTGGCTTCTGTGGTGTTTCTGATGTCTGATGGGGTGTCCGACTTGCTGTTGGGTCGTTTTCTATCCGGCATAACCATCGCATGTACGGTCACTGCCGGCATGGCTGCATGTGTTGATCTTGCTCCACGCGGGCGCAAGGCAAGCGGCTCTCTCTTCGCCACAATCGGTCTGGTCTCCGGCGCCGGATTCGGTCCACTGCTCGCGGGATTTATCTCACCATTGAGCAATAAACCGCAAATTCCCATATTTATTACCATGCTGGTCATCAGCGTGCTCGCCTTGTCCATAACTCTATTACTGCCCCTGAGCCTTCCATCACCCTGCCACCAAAAGCGGGAACTATTGCCTGCTTTGCCTCGTGTTCCTCGTGGATTCGGCAAGGTGCTCATCTGGGCTACCGCAACCGCCTCCCCAGGCATGACCGTGGCAGCTTTTATGGTGGGCCTTGCACCATCCGTTCTTGCTAATCTGTTGCACCAATCCAACTCCGTCACAGCTGGAATAATCGTCTGTTCTATGTTCATCGCCGGAACCGTAGCTCAGATACCAGTGAAGCGACTCGATATGAGAGCACAGCTCGCCGTCGGTCCGATATGTGCCCTTCTGGCGATGGCGATCGTAACGATATGCGTGACAATCGCTCCCAATATAGAGCTCTTTGCCCTCGCTGCAATCCTGTGTGGCATCGCGCAAGGCACCGGGCAACTTGCGGCCGTGGCGCTTATCGGGACGACCATCAACCAAACCCACCGCTCCGAGTCAGACGCCGCACTGAATCTTGTCAGTTACATTCCGACCGCAGTGTTGCCCATACTGTGTGGCTATGCTGCGGATGGTATCGGACTTGCATGGGCATGTCTGGCTTTCGCCATCCTTATCATCGTTATTACCGCCTCTTGCCTGGTCTTCACCCAGCGCACGTATCATCGGCGGGCTGGAGCCGAAGCTGACTGGTATGTAGTGTAG
- a CDS encoding SpaA isopeptide-forming pilin-related protein, whose product MSDNQTRYESTRGTIKTLIAACIVIASFFAIALNVSPASAAEGKPVDAVTNLVVDKQEVQQYSTVNVDVTWSAPSDTAEGDYFTVGLPKEFTTMSNDSFALTSPDGKTVANCTVSDQLVKCVFTDYVNTHGSVQGDMKLIISANSSNTNDKGHWEFNGKTDDTKPVPDVDPYDPGPVPSPDTFSKDGWASKEDGTEVITWAVMIGAEKFMYKGSPVTLTDTIDQKLTLYPDYASFVPNIRFTDNEHWSKDQWNDMSAGTDFTYTTSQADHSFTVSFNEDSALVKEAMNKANSGDLIVELYYNTRPYQPKKGESYGNHIEANSGSSSDAKFEWDAAGGNGQGIGANVVLTKKDKTSGNNLQGAVFNLVAGHDGKGAVLQTGLTTDASGKISVDGLFKGQYSFVETQAPQGYQKVAPLNFSIDNDTFNNGASLALSLNDPRITGTASWSKVDADNAKLLLQGSQWVITGPNSQTLNVVDNGINDTDPTVGKIAIKGLTWGSYTLKESKAPEGYQLSDKVTSFTVNAAHTDIQLAAVKNQKTPEPVTPTNTPTPSQPATPQTPQQSHLAKTGSNVGLFAGISLAALIAGLGSIVITRRRRS is encoded by the coding sequence ATGTCAGACAATCAAACTCGATATGAATCCACGCGGGGAACGATAAAAACACTCATCGCAGCGTGTATCGTTATCGCTTCGTTTTTCGCAATCGCACTCAATGTCTCACCAGCATCAGCCGCAGAGGGAAAGCCTGTTGACGCAGTAACGAATCTGGTGGTAGACAAGCAAGAGGTTCAGCAATATAGCACCGTCAATGTTGACGTGACGTGGTCTGCACCATCAGACACCGCCGAAGGAGATTATTTTACAGTCGGTCTGCCAAAAGAATTCACCACGATGAGCAACGACAGCTTCGCACTCACCAGCCCAGACGGCAAGACAGTGGCGAACTGCACAGTAAGCGACCAGTTGGTCAAGTGCGTGTTCACTGATTATGTCAACACTCATGGCTCAGTACAAGGTGACATGAAGCTCATCATCAGTGCAAACAGCAGCAACACGAATGATAAAGGTCATTGGGAGTTCAACGGCAAGACAGACGACACTAAGCCTGTTCCAGATGTCGATCCTTACGATCCAGGCCCAGTACCTTCGCCTGACACCTTCAGCAAAGATGGGTGGGCATCAAAAGAGGACGGCACTGAAGTCATTACTTGGGCAGTCATGATTGGCGCAGAAAAGTTCATGTACAAGGGCAGTCCTGTAACTTTGACTGACACCATTGATCAGAAACTTACGCTGTATCCAGACTATGCAAGCTTTGTCCCCAACATCCGTTTCACGGACAATGAGCACTGGTCCAAGGATCAATGGAATGACATGAGCGCTGGCACTGATTTCACTTATACAACCAGCCAAGCAGATCACTCCTTCACTGTTTCCTTCAATGAAGATTCCGCACTGGTCAAGGAAGCGATGAACAAGGCAAACTCAGGTGATCTGATCGTGGAGCTCTACTACAACACCCGTCCATATCAGCCTAAGAAAGGCGAATCCTACGGCAATCACATCGAAGCCAATAGTGGATCTAGCTCTGATGCGAAATTCGAGTGGGACGCAGCTGGTGGCAATGGCCAAGGTATTGGTGCCAATGTTGTCTTAACCAAGAAGGATAAAACTTCGGGCAACAATCTACAGGGCGCTGTATTCAACCTTGTAGCAGGGCATGATGGTAAAGGCGCTGTGCTCCAAACCGGTCTAACAACCGATGCTTCGGGCAAGATTTCCGTCGATGGGCTATTTAAGGGGCAGTATTCCTTCGTTGAGACTCAGGCACCACAGGGATATCAGAAGGTTGCACCTCTGAACTTCTCAATCGACAATGACACCTTCAATAATGGTGCCTCACTTGCTTTGTCACTCAACGATCCACGCATCACAGGTACCGCGTCATGGAGCAAAGTCGATGCCGATAACGCCAAACTCCTTCTACAAGGATCGCAATGGGTTATCACCGGACCAAATTCTCAAACCCTGAACGTAGTAGATAATGGCATTAACGACACCGATCCCACAGTAGGTAAGATCGCGATCAAAGGTTTGACATGGGGAAGTTACACCTTAAAGGAGAGTAAAGCACCAGAGGGATATCAGCTCAGCGACAAGGTCACGTCATTTACCGTGAATGCAGCACACACCGATATCCAACTGGCAGCAGTCAAGAATCAAAAGACTCCTGAGCCAGTTACACCCACGAATACGCCAACGCCCTCACAGCCCGCGACGCCACAGACGCCACAACAATCGCATCTGGCCAAAACCGGTAGCAATGTGGGACTATTCGCAGGTATCAGCCTTGCTGCACTCATCGCTGGTTTGGGCAGCATCGTGATCACGCGTAGGCGCAGAAGCTAA